Proteins encoded within one genomic window of Pseudodesulfovibrio senegalensis:
- a CDS encoding TIGR01212 family radical SAM protein (This family includes YhcC from E. coli K-12, an uncharacterized radical SAM protein.): MHRTYSLNAFFRARFGRRVQKIPLDAGFDCPNRDGSISRAGCAFCNPSGSGSGLLDKGLDLRAQWSHWQERMQKRYGAALFAAYLQSYSNTYGPHEKLEDVLRQLKGLPGLAALSIGTRPDCLDERKLDLLAEQKEQLGLGEVFLELGLQSASNSTLEHINRGHTAEAFARAAEQAATRGLNVVAHVIAGLPTPEGREHGDDLLATVRFVNGLPVNGIKFHNLYVCAGTRMAALWKNGRYEPITLEEYCDWLGRALMILPPETVVHRLNGDPARGELLAPQWAGEKHTVLNAIRDHLQANDIWQGKNNGAPHGPPDHFTPPQENRHAS; this comes from the coding sequence GTGCATCGAACATACTCCCTGAACGCCTTTTTTCGCGCCCGATTTGGCAGGCGTGTGCAAAAGATTCCGCTGGACGCAGGCTTTGACTGCCCGAACCGTGACGGCTCCATTTCCCGCGCGGGCTGTGCCTTCTGCAACCCCTCCGGCTCCGGGTCCGGGCTGCTGGACAAGGGACTGGACCTGCGCGCCCAGTGGTCCCATTGGCAGGAGCGCATGCAAAAGCGCTACGGCGCGGCCCTGTTCGCGGCCTACCTGCAATCCTATTCCAACACCTACGGGCCGCATGAAAAACTGGAAGACGTGTTGCGCCAGCTGAAAGGACTGCCCGGACTGGCCGCCCTGAGCATCGGCACCCGGCCCGATTGCCTGGACGAGCGCAAGCTGGACCTGCTGGCCGAACAAAAGGAACAGCTCGGGCTGGGCGAGGTTTTTCTTGAACTGGGCCTGCAATCCGCCAGCAACAGCACACTGGAACATATCAACCGGGGGCATACGGCCGAAGCCTTTGCCCGTGCCGCAGAACAGGCCGCAACGCGCGGGCTGAACGTTGTTGCGCACGTCATCGCCGGGCTGCCCACGCCGGAAGGCCGGGAGCACGGCGACGACCTGCTGGCCACGGTGCGTTTCGTCAACGGTCTGCCCGTGAACGGCATCAAGTTCCACAACCTGTACGTGTGTGCGGGAACACGCATGGCCGCGCTCTGGAAGAACGGCCGGTATGAACCGATCACGCTGGAAGAGTACTGCGACTGGCTGGGCCGTGCGCTCATGATCCTGCCGCCCGAAACCGTGGTGCACCGCCTGAACGGCGACCCGGCGCGCGGCGAGCTGCTGGCCCCCCAATGGGCCGGGGAAAAGCACACGGTGCTCAACGCCATCCGCGACCATCTGCAAGCAAACGACATCTGGCAAGGCAAGAACAACGGCGCGCCCCACGGGCCGCCTGACCATTTCACCCCGCCACAGGAGAACCGCCATGCATCATGA
- the mrdA gene encoding penicillin-binding protein 2 — protein sequence MTHMFDNGNRQPPKAGLLLLQIFILGLFCVFALRLWYLQIHRGEEYAVKARENQLRQEPVFAPRGLILDRNGELLAVNEPAYALGLVREDCKDIKATLAQVAHWTGVPVAELQQRFAKGRKRVKPFEALILIPDLSFDQMAVIEANRLHWPGLDIRVRPRRHYKYGTLMAHILGYVSEANEAEMEKDPKLALGDEVGKQGLELMLERALRGSKGRRQFEVDVNGRKLDERVLRSPRAGQELALSIDLHLQQLIMDWLEGEAGAVVVMDADTGQLHALVSSPSFDSNAFSSGLSPEQWATLRDDPMHPLQNRAIQSVYPPGSVFKLCVAGAGLSYNMVDPRETVFCNGALKLGRHVFRCWRRGGHGKVNFERALVESCDVYFYKLGKKLGVDRMSTFANACGYGVRTGIRLPHEKSGNIATREWKRRRFGERWQGGDDLNMAIGQGFTLVSPLQVARFVAAMVNGGKLLKPQLLKDDKVELLGRVPLNKDQLAMIRKAMHNTVAGAHGTARRLRTKGVDVGGKTGTAQVVRLTDELKKLKDKDIPYKYRDHAWMCAYAEKGDRRYAIAALVEHGLHGGSGAGPVVKAVIEYLFNGVTLKRPERK from the coding sequence ATGACGCACATGTTTGACAACGGCAACCGGCAACCGCCCAAGGCCGGACTGCTCCTGTTGCAGATATTCATTCTCGGCCTCTTCTGCGTGTTTGCCCTGCGCTTGTGGTACCTGCAGATTCACCGCGGCGAGGAATACGCGGTCAAGGCCCGTGAAAACCAGCTGCGTCAGGAACCTGTCTTTGCGCCGCGCGGCCTTATTCTCGACCGCAACGGCGAACTGCTGGCCGTGAACGAGCCGGCATATGCGCTGGGGCTGGTGCGTGAAGACTGCAAGGACATCAAGGCCACGCTGGCGCAGGTCGCCCATTGGACAGGCGTGCCCGTGGCAGAACTTCAGCAAAGATTTGCCAAGGGCCGCAAGCGGGTCAAGCCGTTCGAGGCGCTCATTCTCATTCCCGACCTTTCCTTTGATCAGATGGCCGTCATCGAGGCCAATCGCCTGCATTGGCCCGGGCTGGACATTCGCGTGCGGCCTCGCCGTCATTACAAGTACGGAACGCTCATGGCCCATATTCTCGGCTATGTTTCCGAGGCCAATGAAGCGGAAATGGAGAAGGACCCCAAGCTCGCCCTTGGCGACGAAGTGGGCAAGCAGGGGCTGGAGCTCATGCTGGAGCGCGCCTTGCGGGGCAGCAAGGGGCGCAGGCAGTTCGAGGTGGACGTGAACGGCCGCAAGCTGGACGAGCGCGTGCTGCGCAGTCCGAGGGCCGGGCAGGAGCTGGCCCTGTCCATCGACCTGCACCTGCAGCAACTGATCATGGATTGGCTCGAGGGGGAAGCCGGGGCCGTGGTGGTCATGGATGCGGACACAGGGCAGCTGCATGCGCTGGTGAGTTCGCCGTCCTTTGATTCCAACGCCTTCAGCTCCGGCCTGAGCCCCGAACAATGGGCGACCCTGCGCGACGACCCCATGCATCCGCTCCAGAACCGGGCCATCCAATCCGTGTATCCGCCCGGATCGGTGTTCAAGCTGTGTGTGGCCGGGGCGGGCCTTTCCTATAATATGGTGGACCCGAGGGAAACCGTGTTCTGCAACGGTGCCCTCAAGCTGGGCCGCCACGTGTTCCGCTGCTGGCGCAGGGGCGGGCACGGCAAGGTCAATTTCGAGCGTGCGCTGGTGGAGTCCTGCGACGTGTATTTCTACAAGCTGGGCAAGAAGCTCGGCGTGGACCGCATGAGCACCTTTGCCAATGCCTGCGGTTACGGGGTCAGGACCGGGATCCGGCTGCCCCACGAAAAAAGCGGCAACATCGCCACCCGGGAATGGAAGCGGCGCCGCTTCGGCGAACGCTGGCAGGGCGGGGACGACCTGAACATGGCCATCGGCCAGGGGTTCACCCTTGTGTCGCCTTTGCAGGTGGCCCGGTTCGTGGCCGCCATGGTCAACGGCGGCAAGCTGCTCAAACCCCAGTTGCTCAAGGACGACAAGGTGGAGCTGCTGGGCCGGGTGCCCCTGAACAAGGATCAGTTGGCCATGATCAGGAAGGCCATGCACAACACCGTGGCCGGGGCGCACGGCACCGCGCGCAGGCTGCGCACCAAGGGCGTGGACGTGGGCGGCAAGACCGGCACGGCCCAGGTTGTGCGCCTTACCGATGAACTCAAGAAGCTCAAGGACAAGGATATTCCTTACAAGTACAGGGACCACGCATGGATGTGCGCCTATGCGGAAAAGGGAGACAGGCGATACGCCATTGCCGCCCTGGTGGAGCACGGGCTGCACGGCGGGTCCGGTGCCGGTCCCGTGGTCAAGGCGGTCATCGAGTACCTGTTCAACGGCGTGACCCTGAAACGGCCGGAACGGAAATAG
- a CDS encoding rod shape-determining protein, which yields MGSLLNKILGSFSNDLAIDLGTANTLVYVKGKGVMLSEPSVVAVKKDSRGGKTVLAVGAEAKKMLGRTPGNIVAIRPMKDGVIADFEVTEAMLRHFISKVHNSRRLVRPRIMICVPTGITQVEKRAVKESAQSAGAREVYLIEEPMAAAIGANLPITEPTSNMVVDIGGGTTEIAVISLSGIVYARSVRIGGDKMDEAIMQHVKRKYNMLIGESTAEIIKMTIGSAYPQGTEEPEMEVKGRDLVTGIPKNLTITSEEIREAISEQVDGIVQGVRIALEQTPPELAADIVDRGIVLTGGGALLKGLDLLLQHETQLPITVVDDPLTAVVIGSGKALDNVEVYKDITTD from the coding sequence ATGGGAAGCCTGCTGAACAAGATTCTCGGTTCGTTCTCCAATGATCTGGCCATTGACCTCGGGACAGCCAACACCCTCGTGTACGTGAAGGGCAAGGGCGTCATGCTCAGCGAACCTTCCGTGGTGGCGGTGAAAAAGGACTCCCGGGGCGGCAAGACCGTGCTGGCCGTGGGAGCCGAAGCCAAGAAAATGCTCGGCAGGACACCGGGCAACATCGTGGCCATCCGCCCCATGAAGGACGGCGTCATCGCCGACTTCGAGGTGACCGAGGCCATGCTCCGCCATTTCATCTCCAAGGTGCACAACAGCCGCAGGCTGGTGCGTCCGCGCATCATGATCTGCGTGCCCACGGGCATCACCCAGGTGGAAAAACGCGCGGTCAAGGAGTCCGCACAATCTGCGGGCGCGCGCGAGGTCTACCTGATCGAGGAGCCCATGGCTGCGGCCATCGGCGCCAACCTGCCCATCACCGAACCCACCTCCAACATGGTGGTGGACATCGGCGGCGGCACCACGGAAATCGCGGTCATCTCGCTCTCCGGCATCGTGTACGCACGCAGCGTGCGCATCGGCGGGGACAAGATGGACGAAGCCATCATGCAGCACGTCAAGCGCAAGTACAACATGCTCATCGGCGAATCCACCGCGGAAATCATCAAGATGACCATCGGCTCGGCCTACCCGCAGGGGACCGAGGAACCCGAGATGGAAGTCAAGGGCCGCGACCTGGTCACCGGCATTCCCAAGAACCTGACCATCACCTCCGAGGAAATCCGCGAGGCCATCTCCGAACAGGTGGACGGCATCGTGCAGGGCGTGCGCATCGCTCTGGAACAGACCCCGCCCGAACTGGCGGCGGATATCGTGGACCGCGGCATCGTGCTCACGGGCGGCGGCGCGCTCCTCAAGGGACTGGACCTTCTGTTGCAGCATGAAACCCAGCTTCCCATCACGGTCGTGGACGACCCGCTGACCGCCGTGGTCATCGGCTCGGGCAAGGCCCTGGACAACGTGGAAGTATACAAGGACATCACCACGGACTAG
- a CDS encoding SH3 domain-containing protein — protein MIQKLIPVLLFVLLLPACSTRPGMIRDLQTLPQEAGAFHGLAPDKPLLGPGTQAALYADFLRRHFSPWTGECGELPADHAFWALDRFAKKHLFGQNTLERGPEWLARMRALSQVENYPSLHGTGGAGRPCIAVANTSMRALPTQEPAFYNFAKAGEGYPFDYAQNSLVLAGTPLRALHMSADKAWVLVQSRFAFGWIPVRDMGWTDENFQRRFNAPALAAMTRDRVPVADRDGRFCCTGQVGMILPLAERPEKTGFSVLVPRRDATGNAVLTTAHVAANHAALMPFAPTPAMFAKVADAMLGRAYGWGGMYEDRDCSATTMDLLAGFGIYLPRNSFQQYEAGLHTELGSLGRTAKEQAIMDNAVPFLTLIRSPGHIMLYIGTHDGRPVVLHSMWGVKTSFMGEPGRHVIGRTVITTLEPGMELWNAADMHANPLDRVYGMRLLNGPPAKQ, from the coding sequence ATGATACAAAAATTGATCCCCGTGCTGCTGTTCGTGCTGCTGCTCCCGGCCTGCTCCACCCGGCCGGGCATGATCCGCGACCTGCAAACCCTGCCGCAGGAGGCCGGAGCCTTCCACGGTCTGGCCCCGGACAAACCGCTGCTCGGTCCCGGAACGCAGGCCGCCCTGTATGCGGACTTTTTGCGCCGCCATTTTTCACCGTGGACCGGGGAATGCGGGGAACTGCCCGCAGACCATGCGTTCTGGGCCCTGGACCGCTTTGCCAAAAAGCACCTCTTCGGCCAGAACACCCTTGAACGCGGCCCGGAGTGGCTGGCACGCATGCGCGCCCTGTCGCAGGTCGAAAACTACCCTTCCCTGCACGGGACAGGCGGGGCGGGCCGCCCCTGCATTGCCGTGGCCAACACCAGCATGCGCGCACTGCCCACACAGGAGCCCGCGTTTTACAACTTTGCCAAGGCCGGGGAAGGCTATCCCTTCGACTATGCGCAAAACTCGCTGGTGCTGGCGGGTACGCCCCTGCGCGCCCTGCACATGAGCGCGGACAAGGCCTGGGTGCTGGTGCAATCCCGCTTTGCCTTCGGCTGGATTCCGGTGCGCGACATGGGCTGGACCGATGAGAATTTCCAAAGACGTTTCAACGCCCCGGCGCTGGCAGCCATGACCCGCGACCGCGTGCCCGTGGCGGACCGGGATGGACGCTTTTGCTGCACCGGGCAGGTGGGCATGATCCTTCCGCTGGCTGAGAGGCCGGAAAAAACAGGCTTTTCCGTGCTGGTCCCCCGGCGCGACGCCACGGGCAACGCCGTGCTGACCACCGCCCATGTTGCGGCGAACCATGCCGCGCTCATGCCCTTTGCGCCCACGCCGGCCATGTTCGCCAAGGTTGCCGACGCCATGCTGGGCAGGGCCTACGGATGGGGCGGCATGTACGAGGACCGGGACTGCTCGGCCACCACCATGGACCTGCTGGCCGGATTCGGCATCTACCTGCCGCGCAATTCCTTCCAGCAGTACGAGGCGGGCCTGCACACGGAGCTGGGCAGCCTCGGCCGCACAGCCAAGGAACAGGCCATCATGGACAATGCCGTGCCGTTCCTGACCCTGATCCGCTCGCCCGGCCACATCATGCTCTATATCGGCACGCACGACGGCAGGCCCGTGGTGCTGCACTCCATGTGGGGCGTAAAAACCTCGTTCATGGGTGAACCCGGACGCCACGTCATCGGCCGTACCGTGATCACCACGCTGGAGCCGGGAATGGAATTGTGGAACGCTGCGGACATGCACGCCAACCCACTGGACCGCGTGTACGGCATGCGCCTGCTCAACGGCCCCCCGGCAAAGCAGTAA
- a CDS encoding methylated-DNA--[protein]-cysteine S-methyltransferase, giving the protein MHHETVCADPLAVIIHWENGRIQRLDLRWSEDVSPSPKLSNHGAALQQAMERYVRGESMEWPGLPFAMERLSPFSAKALQKLRTVRPGTVVTYGELAAMAGSPNGARAAGRAMATNPWPLVYPCHRVVGAGGKMTGFSGADGIPMKEYLLRLEGAIE; this is encoded by the coding sequence ATGCATCATGAAACCGTATGCGCCGACCCGCTGGCCGTGATCATCCATTGGGAAAACGGCCGCATCCAACGGCTGGACCTGCGCTGGTCCGAAGACGTTTCCCCTTCCCCGAAACTCTCGAATCACGGCGCGGCACTGCAACAGGCCATGGAACGCTATGTACGCGGCGAATCCATGGAATGGCCGGGCCTGCCCTTTGCCATGGAACGACTTTCCCCCTTTTCCGCCAAAGCGTTGCAGAAGCTCCGCACCGTCCGGCCCGGGACCGTGGTCACCTACGGGGAGCTGGCCGCCATGGCCGGAAGCCCCAACGGAGCGCGCGCCGCAGGCCGGGCCATGGCCACCAACCCGTGGCCGCTGGTCTACCCCTGCCACCGGGTCGTTGGCGCGGGCGGAAAAATGACCGGCTTTTCCGGCGCGGACGGGATCCCAATGAAGGAGTATCTGTTGCGTTTGGAGGGGGCGATTGAATAA
- the mreC gene encoding rod shape-determining protein MreC — translation MTKPKKIAAIIVAGLFVYLSLYTWNLRTGHLDALSSYTGLDITGWIVRPGHWVSNRVSDFWGRYIYLVGLKQENDSLQEQNARLRLENLMLSDRAEATARLERLLMFAPLDGWSEQGARIIAHRMGPAATLDTLTVDRGSLAGVRDDMPVISLEGVVGRVLRCASSAAHVLLLSDPNSRVSVMGKDNRSQGIVVGQGRGRNLKVEYIKLNAPIEPGEMLVTSGLSGIFPKGLPVARVKTVHRSDISLFLSITAEPLVDVNKLEEVLLLKRMTLAGGHNATSVN, via the coding sequence GTGACAAAGCCCAAGAAGATAGCCGCCATCATCGTGGCAGGGCTGTTCGTGTACCTGAGCCTGTACACGTGGAACCTGCGTACCGGACATCTGGACGCTCTTTCCTCCTACACCGGCCTGGACATCACCGGTTGGATTGTCCGGCCCGGTCACTGGGTGTCGAATCGGGTATCCGATTTCTGGGGGCGATACATCTATCTCGTGGGCCTGAAGCAGGAAAACGACAGCCTGCAGGAACAGAATGCCCGCCTTCGCCTGGAAAACCTCATGCTTTCCGACCGCGCCGAAGCCACGGCACGGCTTGAACGCCTGCTCATGTTCGCTCCGCTGGACGGTTGGAGCGAGCAGGGTGCGCGCATCATCGCCCACCGCATGGGTCCCGCGGCCACGCTGGATACGTTGACCGTGGACCGCGGCTCCCTGGCCGGGGTACGGGACGACATGCCCGTGATCTCACTGGAGGGCGTGGTGGGCCGCGTGCTGCGCTGCGCCTCTTCCGCAGCCCACGTGCTGCTGCTTTCCGATCCCAACAGCCGCGTGTCGGTCATGGGCAAGGACAACCGCTCGCAGGGCATTGTGGTGGGGCAGGGCCGCGGCCGGAACCTCAAGGTCGAATACATCAAGCTCAACGCGCCCATCGAACCCGGCGAGATGCTCGTGACTTCGGGCCTTTCCGGCATATTCCCCAAGGGTTTGCCCGTTGCCCGGGTCAAGACCGTACACCGCTCGGACATTTCGCTTTTCCTTTCCATCACGGCGGAGCCGCTCGTGGACGTGAACAAGCTCGAGGAAGTGCTGCTGCTCAAACGCATGACCCTTGCCGGGGGGCACAATGCAACGTCGGTCAACTAG
- a CDS encoding P-loop NTPase fold protein, which produces MDQNESSKLLKTLLATNDGCVLLLKGPWGIGKTHFWNDFAASQPKGKHDKKYVYVSLFGKKSIEEIQNDILLQAFSQNRYIGKLKKGIDAIKTTFSADENGDISFGLTGNAVGKLLCLFEKNDFSDLVICIDDFERKSDELQHCEVMGLASILKERYGSKIILIMDEEKINEEDGKYTTYKEKLIDKEFLYTPNQKDIINNILYKINTKYKDEVKRALESVDESNLRTVKKVAQNVHIISELVKNDCSEWGMQHLAHYVALLTCLYAGLGADGLATISDINIHKKIKDKECNSEVKTYANKFASKISNLIPLHALLWEFISTSRLNKPQCLSILKEQEESNNGHPINQELCKIFHKYEFNIKTDDKEVVKKIETILDEIGCTIFDNEIFENINFYFKALGQISGDQDKYTAKYIKFKYDYVKKTLDSIVDYKTWISTYNNDLAKSLCSSDENIKIDFNEELKKRAKKIYTEESLYEHITSLNQKSGYSQADQELLNNISIDIIISDFQNNLYFPEALGTFIYNQSTIENTSFIPFMNTTKEAMEQMKEELGTFRYERFMSYFPKALLQAE; this is translated from the coding sequence ATGGATCAAAACGAAAGCTCAAAGCTTCTGAAAACACTGCTCGCAACGAACGATGGCTGTGTCCTCTTGCTGAAGGGCCCGTGGGGAATCGGAAAAACCCATTTTTGGAATGATTTTGCCGCATCACAACCCAAGGGAAAACACGACAAAAAATATGTCTACGTATCTCTCTTTGGGAAAAAAAGCATTGAAGAAATACAAAACGACATTCTTCTGCAGGCTTTTTCTCAAAACAGATACATTGGCAAATTAAAAAAGGGCATAGATGCCATTAAAACAACCTTCTCGGCAGATGAGAATGGGGATATCAGTTTTGGCTTGACAGGAAATGCTGTTGGCAAACTTCTTTGCCTTTTTGAAAAAAACGATTTTTCTGACTTGGTCATTTGTATTGATGATTTTGAAAGAAAAAGTGATGAATTACAGCATTGCGAAGTCATGGGACTCGCGTCCATCCTCAAGGAACGTTACGGCTCAAAAATCATCCTCATAATGGATGAAGAAAAAATCAACGAAGAAGATGGAAAATACACAACGTACAAAGAAAAATTGATAGATAAAGAATTTCTATACACTCCAAATCAAAAAGACATCATCAATAACATATTATATAAAATTAACACCAAATACAAAGACGAGGTCAAACGCGCCTTGGAATCGGTTGACGAATCCAACCTTCGAACGGTTAAAAAGGTAGCGCAAAATGTACATATCATATCAGAACTTGTGAAAAATGATTGCTCAGAATGGGGCATGCAGCACCTTGCGCACTATGTGGCTCTTTTAACTTGCCTGTATGCCGGACTCGGTGCAGATGGGCTAGCAACGATATCCGACATCAATATTCATAAAAAGATTAAAGACAAAGAGTGCAATTCAGAGGTGAAAACTTACGCAAACAAATTTGCGAGCAAAATTTCAAACCTGATACCCCTCCACGCCTTATTATGGGAATTCATCAGCACATCCCGACTCAACAAACCTCAGTGCCTCAGCATTTTGAAAGAACAAGAAGAATCAAACAATGGTCATCCCATCAATCAAGAACTGTGCAAAATATTTCATAAATATGAATTTAATATAAAAACAGATGACAAAGAGGTCGTAAAAAAAATCGAAACAATCCTCGACGAAATCGGGTGTACAATTTTTGATAATGAAATTTTTGAAAATATCAATTTTTATTTCAAGGCTCTAGGACAAATATCAGGAGATCAAGACAAATACACAGCAAAGTACATCAAATTTAAATACGACTATGTTAAAAAGACATTAGATTCAATCGTTGACTATAAAACATGGATATCCACTTACAATAACGATCTTGCTAAATCACTATGCTCCTCTGACGAGAATATAAAAATAGATTTTAATGAAGAACTCAAAAAACGAGCAAAAAAAATTTATACAGAAGAATCTCTTTACGAACACATAACATCACTCAACCAAAAGAGTGGGTACAGCCAAGCGGACCAAGAACTGCTCAACAACATTTCTATTGATATCATCATATCGGATTTTCAAAACAATTTATACTTTCCCGAGGCTCTCGGAACTTTCATTTACAATCAATCGACTATAGAAAACACATCTTTTATACCGTTCATGAACACGACAAAAGAAGCAATGGAACAAATGAAGGAGGAACTGGGAACCTTTCGCTATGAACGATTCATGTCGTACTTCCCCAAGGCCCTCCTTCAGGCGGAGTAA